The genome window GTCGTCGAGCGGTTGAAGGAGCTGCACGCGGACTACAGGCGGGAGTACCGGGCGTACTACGAGCGCTACGCCACGGAGGACACACCGGCGATGCGCGGAGCGGACCCGGCGATCGTGCTGGTGCCGGGTGTCGGGATGTTCTCTTTCGGCGCCGACCACCAGACCGCGCGCGTGGCGGGGGAGTTCTACCGCAACGCCATCGAGGTGATGCGCGGTGCGGAGGCGGTGTCGCGCTACCGGCCGATCGACGAGGCCGAGAAGTTCCGCATCGAGTACTGGGCGCTGGAGGAGGCCAAGCTGCGGCGCCGCCCCGGGCCCCGGCCGCTGACTGGCCGGATCGCGCTGGTCACCGGTGCGGGCTCGGGCATCGGGAAGGCGACCGCCGGGCGGCTGGTGGCCGAGGGCGCCTGCGCCGTGCTGGCCGACATCGACGCCGAGGCGGCGGCAGCGGCGGCGGCCGAGCTCGGCGGGCCCGGCCGTGCGGTGCCGGTGCGCGCCGACGTCACCGACCAGGAGGAGGTCGCCGAGGCATTCTCGGTGGCGGCGCGGACCTTCGGCGGCGTGGACCTGGTGGTCAACAACGCCGGGCTCTCGCTGTCCAAACCTCTGCTGGAGACCACTGTCGCGGACTGGGACCGCCAGCACGACGTGATGGCCCGGGGTTCCTTCCTGGTCGCGCGGGAGGCCGCGCGGGTGCTCATCGCGCAGGGCATCGGCGGCGACATCGTCTACATCGCCAGCAAGAACGGGGTCTTCGCAGGCCCGAACAACCTCGCCTACGGCGCGGCGAAGGCGAACCAGGCGCACCAGGTTCGGCTGCTGGCGGCCGAGCTCGGCACCCACGGCATCAGGGTCAACGGGATCAACCCCGACGGCGTCGTGCGCGGGTCGGGCATCTTCGGCGGCGGGTGGGGCGCCCAGCGCGCGGCGCTGTACGGGGTCGAGGAGGAGAAGCTGGGCGAGTTCTACGCGCGGCGGACGCTGCTGAAGCGGGAAGTCCTGCCCGAACACGTCGCCAACGCCGTTTTCGCGCTGGTCGCGGGCGACCTGTCGCACACGACCGGAACGCACGTGCCGGTGGATGCCGGGGTTCCCGCGGCGTTCCTGCGCTGACGCGCGGAAGGGGTCGTTGTGGAGAGGACTTTCGCGGCGGTCGACCTCGGTGCCTCCAGCGGCCGGGTGATCGTCGGCCGGTTCGGGGCCGGGGAGCTCGACCTGCACGAGGTGCACAGGTTCGCCAACAACCCGGTCCGGCTGGCCGACGGTCTGCACTGGGACGTGCTGGGCCTGTACCGCGAAGTGCTCTGCGGGCTTCGTCTCGCGCAGCCGCACGCACCCGTCTCGGTGGGAATCGACGGCTGGGCGGTCGACTTCGGCCTGCTGGACGGTGACGGCGCGCTGCTCGGCAACCCGTTCCACTACCGGGACGAGCGCGGGGTGCGCGGCGTCGAGCTGGTGCGGACTTGCGTCGACGACGCCGAGCACTACCGGATCTGCGGGCTGCAACGCCTGCCGATCAACACCGTCTACCAGCTCGCGGCCGCCGCGCGCACCGCCCACTGGGACCGCGCCGAGACGCTGCTGCTGGTACCGGACCTGCTCGTCTACTGGCTCACCGGCGCGGTCGGGGCCGAGGTCACCAACGCCTCCACGACCGGACTGTTCGACGCCACCAGCCGATCGTGGTCCAGGCCGCTGCTGGACCGGCTCGGCCTGCCGTCCCGCCTGTTCCCCGCGCTGCGCGCGCCGGGCGAACCGGCGGGAAACGTGCGGGACAGGGTGGCGAGCGAGGCGGGCATCGCAGGTGGGCTGCCGGTGACCGCGGTGGCCTCGCACGACACCGCCTCGGCGGTGGCGGCCGTCCCGGCCACCGCGGACCGGTTCGCCTACGTCTCCTGCGGAACCTGGTCGCTGGCGGGCCTGGAACTGGACCGGCCGGTGCTCACCGAGGAGTCCCGCGCGGCGAACTTCACCAACGAGCTCGGCGTCGACGGCACGGTCCGGTATCTGCGCAACACCATGGGGCTGTGGCTGCTGCACGAGTGCGTCCGCAGCTGGCAGCGGCAGGGCCGTGCCGTGGACGAACCGGCACTGCTGGCACAGGCCGCCGGGGCCGCCCCGTTCGCGGCGCTGGTCGACGCGACCGACGCCGCCTTGATCGCGCCCGCCGACATGCCCTCGGCGATCGCCGCGCAGTGCGCGCGAACCGGACAGCACCCACCCGCCGACCCGGCCGCGGTGACGCGGTGCGTGCTGGAAAGCCTCGCTCTGGCCCACCGCGCCACCCTGCGCGAAGCGGCGCGGCTCAGCGGACGCGGCTTCGACGTCGTCCACCTGGTCGGCGGCGGCAGCCGGATCGAGCTGCTGTGCCAGCTCACAGCCGACGCCTGCGGCGTGCCGGTCGTCGCCGGCCCCACCGAGGCGACGGCGCTGGGCAACCTGCTCGTGCAGGCGCGGGCGAGCGGATCCGTGGCCGACCTCGCCGCCGGCAGGTGCCTGGTCGCCCGGACGCAGCGGCTCCGCCGCTACCGGCCGGGTGGTGACCCGGGAAAGTGGGAGTCCGCTGCGGCACGGGTAGGACTGCGATGAGGGCGCGAGCGGTGCCCGATGCGATCCCGCGCGCATAGGATTCCGCCCGTCCGTGTGCGACGTCGGGAGGGGAGCACCGGTGAAGATCACATCCCTGCGCACCTACCTGGTCCCACCGCGGTGGTGCTTCCTGCGGGTCGACACCGAAAGGGCGTCACGGGCTGGGGAGAACCGGTGGTCGAGGGGCGGGCGCACACGGTGGCCGCGGCGGTCGGCGAGCTCGCCGACTACCTGGTGGGCGAGGACCCGCTGCGCAT of Saccharopolyspora erythraea contains these proteins:
- a CDS encoding bifunctional aldolase/short-chain dehydrogenase, encoding MTGNPDVTTGNRDVASLLGRAHRLGADRRNTNYAGGNVSAKGAVADPVTGAQETVMWVKGSGGDLSTLTEDGLAVLRVERLRALADVYPGVEREDEMVGLLDHCLHGKGGAAPSIDTAMHGLLDAGHVDHLHPDSGIALATAVDGPELTRECFGDAVVWVPWRRPGFQLGADIAEVRRAHPRAVGVILGGHGITAWGATSQECERNSLWIIRTAERFLGERGRAEPFGPVLEGCGPLPTAQRHSRAAELAPVIRGLASTDRRQVGDYCDDEQVLDFLSRAEHRRLAALGTSCPDHFLRTKIRPLVLDLPPATPLEEVVERLKELHADYRREYRAYYERYATEDTPAMRGADPAIVLVPGVGMFSFGADHQTARVAGEFYRNAIEVMRGAEAVSRYRPIDEAEKFRIEYWALEEAKLRRRPGPRPLTGRIALVTGAGSGIGKATAGRLVAEGACAVLADIDAEAAAAAAAELGGPGRAVPVRADVTDQEEVAEAFSVAARTFGGVDLVVNNAGLSLSKPLLETTVADWDRQHDVMARGSFLVAREAARVLIAQGIGGDIVYIASKNGVFAGPNNLAYGAAKANQAHQVRLLAAELGTHGIRVNGINPDGVVRGSGIFGGGWGAQRAALYGVEEEKLGEFYARRTLLKREVLPEHVANAVFALVAGDLSHTTGTHVPVDAGVPAAFLR
- a CDS encoding rhamnulokinase codes for the protein MERTFAAVDLGASSGRVIVGRFGAGELDLHEVHRFANNPVRLADGLHWDVLGLYREVLCGLRLAQPHAPVSVGIDGWAVDFGLLDGDGALLGNPFHYRDERGVRGVELVRTCVDDAEHYRICGLQRLPINTVYQLAAAARTAHWDRAETLLLVPDLLVYWLTGAVGAEVTNASTTGLFDATSRSWSRPLLDRLGLPSRLFPALRAPGEPAGNVRDRVASEAGIAGGLPVTAVASHDTASAVAAVPATADRFAYVSCGTWSLAGLELDRPVLTEESRAANFTNELGVDGTVRYLRNTMGLWLLHECVRSWQRQGRAVDEPALLAQAAGAAPFAALVDATDAALIAPADMPSAIAAQCARTGQHPPADPAAVTRCVLESLALAHRATLREAARLSGRGFDVVHLVGGGSRIELLCQLTADACGVPVVAGPTEATALGNLLVQARASGSVADLAAGRCLVARTQRLRRYRPGGDPGKWESAAARVGLR